A genomic region of Caldicellulosiruptor acetigenus contains the following coding sequences:
- a CDS encoding ABC transporter substrate-binding protein — protein sequence MRRKKFLKRLSWCVIVCFVVSIIAVSTMMLVNASSNFNKTGFPIVKNKVTLTILVNNYSADMPKDYNEYNQFKRLEKLTNVHIKWIMPGSQFAEKKSLMLASGDLPDIIFGCTDFELAKYGGMGVFKPLEKLIDQYTTNLKNIFKKHPATKALVTAPDGHIYTTPRVNEGPWMYREGMGVGVINVKWLKDLGLKMPTNIDEFEKVMIAFKTKDPNKNGKADEIPITAIGDPMTMHGLGYLMDSFGISARWYFADVRNGKVVFLGTLPEYKEAIKWLSKLWKEGLIDKEWFTQDYAKKASKLNAQPYIVGYADLWDINDDFSTKTAHEYYDYMPPLKGPNGRKPVMYHAAYPGYDRWGAVITRACKMPEVAIRYIDTMYDEKMSVELIEGEFGVRLKKSPEGWYYIPDPPAGMNQQQWRCKVSPAHSVPWAVFEDPGYTKILRLTYTDQKVNFMKKYVAPYADPDPWPPVFYSADEADKMNQIQTNLINYANRKAAEWIMKGTIDKEWNAYIKELNKMKLQEWLKINQAAYERFMKNLKAFSSGK from the coding sequence ATGAGAAGGAAAAAGTTTTTAAAGAGATTATCATGGTGTGTAATTGTTTGCTTTGTTGTTTCTATAATTGCTGTCTCCACAATGATGCTTGTTAATGCATCGTCCAATTTCAACAAAACTGGCTTCCCGATAGTTAAAAACAAAGTAACGCTTACAATTTTAGTAAACAATTACAGTGCAGATATGCCCAAGGATTATAATGAGTACAATCAATTCAAAAGATTAGAGAAACTAACAAATGTGCATATTAAATGGATTATGCCAGGTAGCCAATTTGCTGAGAAAAAGAGCTTAATGTTAGCAAGCGGAGACTTACCAGATATTATATTTGGTTGCACGGATTTTGAGTTAGCGAAGTATGGTGGAATGGGTGTTTTTAAACCATTGGAAAAATTGATTGATCAATATACTACTAACCTAAAAAATATATTCAAAAAACATCCGGCAACGAAAGCATTAGTAACTGCACCTGACGGACACATATATACAACTCCTCGCGTAAATGAGGGTCCATGGATGTATCGAGAAGGGATGGGTGTTGGTGTTATTAACGTAAAATGGCTCAAAGATTTAGGGTTAAAAATGCCTACAAATATAGACGAGTTTGAAAAAGTAATGATTGCTTTCAAAACAAAAGATCCAAACAAGAATGGTAAAGCTGATGAAATCCCAATTACAGCAATAGGTGACCCCATGACTATGCATGGTTTAGGTTACTTAATGGATTCGTTTGGAATAAGTGCACGATGGTATTTCGCTGATGTAAGAAATGGAAAAGTTGTATTTTTAGGAACATTGCCAGAATACAAAGAGGCTATTAAATGGTTGAGCAAACTTTGGAAAGAGGGACTTATTGATAAAGAATGGTTTACCCAAGATTATGCTAAGAAAGCTTCAAAATTAAACGCTCAGCCTTATATTGTTGGATATGCTGATTTATGGGATATAAATGATGATTTTTCTACAAAAACTGCTCATGAATACTATGACTATATGCCGCCACTAAAAGGGCCAAATGGAAGAAAACCAGTTATGTATCACGCTGCATATCCAGGATATGATAGATGGGGTGCCGTAATAACAAGAGCTTGTAAGATGCCTGAAGTTGCGATTAGATACATTGACACGATGTATGATGAGAAGATGTCAGTTGAACTTATTGAGGGTGAATTTGGAGTAAGACTTAAGAAAAGTCCAGAAGGGTGGTACTATATTCCTGATCCACCAGCTGGTATGAATCAACAACAATGGCGTTGTAAAGTATCCCCTGCACACAGCGTTCCTTGGGCAGTTTTTGAAGATCCGGGTTATACAAAGATCTTGAGACTCACCTATACTGATCAGAAAGTTAACTTTATGAAGAAATATGTAGCACCATATGCAGATCCTGATCCATGGCCACCAGTATTCTATTCAGCAGATGAAGCTGACAAAATGAATCAGATTCAAACCAACTTGATTAATTACGCAAATAGAAAAGCTGCTGAATGGATAATGAAAGGTACAATCGATAAAGAATGGAATGCATATATTAAAGAACTAAATAAGATGAAATTGCAAGAATGGCTGAAAATAAATCAAGCCGCATATGAAAGATTTATGAAGAATCTTAAAGCATTCTCTTCTGGTAAATAA
- a CDS encoding ABC transporter permease, which translates to MSDTTIPTKGAFEIKQKKKRIALKEFKNSLGLYILLLPTLIYVVVFLYIPMYGVIIAFKDYNPLIGIIKSKWVGLKYFYDFITAYNFGQLLFNTLTLSVYGFIVGFPLTIAFALLLHYLPNKPLQKVVQNVTFAPHFISTVVMVGILQVFLTDQTGIVNLLLKKIGLESINFLGSAALFKHVYVWSDIWQHIGWNAIIYLAALTNVDPELHEAAIIDGATKLQRIRYIDLPAIMPTVITLLLLGIGNIMSVGFEKAYLMQNNLNIESSEIIATYVYKLGLMGAQWSFSTAVGLFNSVINFVLLISANIISKKTLGHGIW; encoded by the coding sequence ATGTCTGATACAACCATTCCAACAAAAGGCGCTTTTGAAATAAAGCAAAAGAAAAAAAGAATTGCATTGAAAGAATTTAAAAATAGTTTGGGATTATATATTTTGCTGTTGCCAACTTTAATTTATGTAGTTGTCTTTCTATATATTCCTATGTATGGTGTAATTATTGCTTTTAAAGATTATAACCCTTTGATAGGGATAATTAAAAGTAAATGGGTTGGTTTAAAATATTTCTATGATTTTATTACTGCATATAATTTTGGTCAGTTGTTATTCAATACATTGACTCTAAGTGTTTATGGTTTTATTGTAGGTTTTCCTCTTACCATAGCATTTGCACTACTTTTGCATTATTTACCTAATAAACCACTTCAGAAAGTGGTGCAAAATGTTACATTTGCTCCTCATTTTATTTCGACAGTTGTAATGGTAGGAATTTTGCAAGTTTTTTTAACAGATCAAACTGGTATAGTAAATTTGCTTTTAAAAAAGATAGGACTTGAATCTATTAATTTTTTGGGTAGTGCTGCGCTTTTTAAACATGTTTATGTATGGTCAGATATTTGGCAGCATATAGGCTGGAATGCGATCATCTATTTGGCTGCCTTGACAAATGTAGACCCTGAGCTTCATGAGGCTGCAATAATTGATGGAGCAACAAAACTACAAAGAATTAGATATATTGATTTACCAGCAATAATGCCAACGGTAATTACTTTGCTATTACTTGGAATAGGAAATATTATGTCTGTTGGTTTTGAAAAGGCATACTTGATGCAGAACAATTTAAATATTGAATCTTCTGAAATTATTGCTACATATGTTTACAAACTTGGTTTAATGGGAGCTCAATGGAGTTTTTCAACTGCAGTAGGCTTATTCAATTCTGTTATTAATTTTGTATTGTTGATAAGTGCAAATATAATATCTAAGAAAACGTTGGGTCATGGGATATGGTAA
- a CDS encoding alpha-L-arabinofuranosidase C-terminal domain-containing protein produces MKLRRNLIFFVLIIFLISILVGGYWMQQESVASERSSSSNIFQESISIDVNKKGIAISPMLYGAFFEDINSGADGGLYAELVQNRSFEFPDGLQSWDISAIGNDKVEFSVEDKGSISSKNPHYLRVQVNKIDKGVKIVNYGYNGITIKSGESYRLSLYARTPNNKINTIIATIEDDNGKIGAKVEVKGITNAWKQYELTFKAANTISDGQLVIKVAKEGILDLDMVSLFPQKTWKNRKNGLRYDIAKLIADLKPAFLRFPGGCIVEGRTMATAYRWKNTIGDISERPTIENLWGYYQSFGLGFYEYFQFCEDIGAEPVPVINCGMACQARNGDMVDINRLDEYIQDALDLIEFANGDVKTKWGSVRAKLGHPKPFNLKFIAIGNEQWGTDYYIRYEKFYDAIKKKYPNIKVIFAAGPAPSGKIFDDAWAWAKMTKKADIIDEHYYMAPEWFLMNTDRYSTYDRKGPKVFVGEYAAHGLGRRNNLEAALAEAAYLLGLEKNSDVVLMASYAPLLAKQYATQWEPTLIKFNNEMAYATPNYYVQKIFNENKGKYILPITLKTTSSNKSANITGMVGLGTWITEAEFKDFKVIDNKTKRTLFVDNFKDSYGKWQIIRGMWNIENGIFSQTSNAENCYAVAGDSNWSNYTIQVKARKVSGNEGFLIIFGLKDSNNYYWWNIGGWGNTTTAIERCVNGTKYIVGKSANVTVMPNKWYDIKIELNGNRIKCYLDGKLIHDVVDNMIIKDIYANASIDSNNDIIIKVVNISSSNRKVRINLNGIAQDKINPEGTAIVLTSSNLEDENSFEQPNLITPKTKKIKGISNSFDYTFDKYSVTVLRIKTKK; encoded by the coding sequence ATGAAATTAAGAAGAAATTTAATTTTTTTTGTTTTGATAATTTTTTTGATTTCTATTTTAGTAGGAGGATATTGGATGCAGCAAGAGAGCGTAGCATCTGAAAGATCATCAAGTAGTAATATTTTCCAGGAATCGATATCAATAGATGTAAACAAAAAAGGTATTGCTATTAGTCCAATGCTCTATGGTGCCTTTTTCGAAGATATAAACTCAGGTGCTGATGGAGGGCTTTATGCAGAACTTGTTCAAAATAGGTCATTTGAGTTTCCAGACGGTCTTCAAAGTTGGGATATAAGCGCAATAGGAAATGATAAAGTTGAGTTTTCTGTAGAGGACAAAGGTAGTATTAGCAGTAAAAATCCACATTATCTTCGAGTGCAGGTAAATAAAATTGACAAAGGCGTAAAAATAGTTAACTATGGTTACAATGGTATAACTATTAAATCAGGAGAATCCTATAGGTTATCTTTATATGCAAGAACTCCAAATAACAAAATCAATACCATTATAGCAACCATTGAAGATGACAATGGAAAGATAGGGGCAAAGGTTGAAGTAAAGGGAATCACAAATGCTTGGAAACAATATGAGCTGACCTTTAAAGCGGCTAATACAATTTCAGATGGTCAACTTGTGATAAAAGTAGCTAAAGAAGGAATATTAGATTTGGACATGGTATCTCTATTTCCTCAGAAAACATGGAAGAATAGAAAAAATGGATTAAGATATGATATCGCAAAGCTTATTGCAGATTTGAAGCCAGCTTTTTTAAGATTCCCCGGTGGTTGCATAGTAGAAGGAAGGACAATGGCAACCGCATATAGGTGGAAGAATACTATAGGGGATATTTCAGAGCGTCCGACAATAGAAAACTTATGGGGATACTATCAGTCGTTTGGTTTAGGATTTTATGAATATTTTCAGTTTTGTGAGGATATAGGTGCAGAACCTGTGCCAGTTATAAACTGCGGTATGGCTTGTCAAGCAAGAAATGGTGATATGGTAGATATAAATAGACTGGATGAGTACATTCAGGATGCTTTAGATTTAATCGAGTTTGCAAATGGGGATGTAAAAACAAAATGGGGTTCTGTGAGAGCAAAGTTAGGGCATCCAAAACCATTTAACTTGAAATTCATAGCCATAGGAAATGAACAATGGGGGACAGATTATTATATCAGATATGAAAAGTTCTATGATGCAATTAAAAAGAAATATCCTAACATAAAGGTAATTTTTGCAGCTGGACCTGCTCCAAGTGGAAAGATATTTGATGATGCATGGGCATGGGCTAAAATGACGAAGAAGGCAGATATAATTGATGAGCATTATTACATGGCACCCGAATGGTTTTTGATGAATACGGACAGATACTCAACATATGACAGAAAAGGCCCAAAGGTATTTGTGGGGGAATATGCTGCGCATGGACTTGGGAGGAGAAATAATTTAGAAGCTGCACTTGCAGAAGCTGCTTATTTATTGGGTTTAGAGAAAAATTCAGATGTTGTATTGATGGCATCTTACGCCCCACTTTTAGCAAAACAATATGCAACACAATGGGAACCAACTCTTATTAAGTTTAATAATGAAATGGCTTATGCAACACCAAATTATTATGTTCAAAAAATTTTCAATGAAAATAAGGGAAAATATATATTACCAATTACTCTCAAAACCACATCATCTAATAAATCAGCAAATATTACTGGCATGGTCGGGCTTGGTACATGGATTACAGAAGCCGAGTTTAAAGACTTTAAGGTTATAGACAATAAAACTAAAAGAACGCTTTTTGTTGATAATTTTAAAGACTCATATGGCAAATGGCAAATCATAAGAGGAATGTGGAATATAGAAAATGGGATATTTTCACAGACAAGTAATGCTGAAAACTGCTACGCTGTTGCTGGAGATTCAAATTGGAGTAATTATACCATTCAAGTTAAGGCAAGAAAAGTAAGCGGTAATGAAGGATTCTTGATTATATTCGGATTAAAGGATTCAAACAATTATTATTGGTGGAACATTGGAGGATGGGGAAATACAACAACAGCCATTGAAAGATGTGTAAATGGTACAAAGTATATTGTTGGAAAATCAGCAAATGTTACAGTTATGCCCAACAAATGGTATGATATCAAAATTGAATTGAATGGTAATAGAATTAAATGCTATCTTGATGGGAAATTGATTCATGATGTAGTTGACAACATGATTATCAAAGACATTTATGCAAATGCCTCAATAGATTCAAACAATGACATTATAATAAAAGTGGTCAATATATCTTCCTCAAATAGAAAAGTTAGAATTAATCTAAATGGGATTGCTCAAGACAAGATTAATCCAGAAGGTACAGCAATAGTACTAACATCCTCTAATTTGGAAGATGAAAATAGCTTTGAGCAACCAAATTTAATAACTCCCAAGACAAAGAAAATAAAGGGAATAAGTAATAGTTTTGACTATACTTTTGATAAATATTCGGTTACAGTTTTAAGAATTAAGACGAAAAAGTGA
- a CDS encoding carbohydrate ABC transporter permease, with translation MNSHSIRQIRSDKIFDVFNYCIMLLVLIIVGYPMYFVIIASFSDPDLVNRGEVLFWPKGFTLLGYQRLFHYPQIVTGYKNTIIYTIVGTVVGVFLTLSAGYAISRRDLFGRRFIILMFTFTLFFNGGLIPTYLLVKSLGLLDTFWVMIIPTAVSVFNVIIAKSFYEGSWIDELIEAARIDGCGDLRFFFMIALPLSVPLIAVMTLFYAVGKWNSFFDALIYLKSPEKYPLQLVLRDILISNQVTMGGAMQDVSDITQRLKTAQLVKYSIMIISSLPILVFYPFVQKYFVKGIMLGAIKG, from the coding sequence GTGAATTCCCATTCAATAAGACAAATTAGAAGCGACAAGATCTTTGATGTTTTCAATTATTGTATAATGCTATTAGTCTTAATAATAGTTGGATATCCGATGTATTTTGTTATAATAGCTTCATTTAGTGATCCTGACTTAGTGAACAGAGGAGAAGTGCTGTTTTGGCCTAAAGGGTTTACTCTTCTGGGATATCAAAGATTATTCCACTATCCACAAATTGTGACAGGATATAAAAATACAATTATTTATACTATTGTGGGTACAGTTGTTGGTGTTTTTTTAACATTATCAGCTGGGTATGCAATTTCGCGTCGAGACTTGTTCGGTAGAAGGTTTATAATTTTGATGTTTACATTTACTCTTTTCTTTAATGGGGGTTTGATTCCTACATATCTTTTAGTCAAAAGTCTTGGTTTGTTAGATACATTCTGGGTGATGATAATTCCAACTGCCGTATCAGTTTTTAACGTAATTATTGCAAAGTCATTTTATGAAGGCAGTTGGATTGATGAACTTATTGAAGCAGCTCGGATTGACGGATGTGGTGACTTAAGGTTTTTCTTCATGATTGCTCTTCCGCTATCAGTTCCTCTTATAGCAGTTATGACTTTATTTTATGCTGTTGGCAAATGGAATTCTTTCTTTGACGCTCTAATTTATTTAAAATCTCCAGAAAAGTATCCACTGCAGCTTGTTCTGAGAGACATTTTAATTTCTAATCAGGTAACGATGGGAGGTGCTATGCAAGATGTAAGTGATATAACACAGCGTCTCAAAACTGCACAACTTGTTAAATATTCTATAATGATTATTTCAAGTTTACCAATTTTGGTGTTTTATCCTTTTGTTCAAAAGTATTTTGTAAAGGGTATTATGTTGGGAGCTATTAAAGGTTAA
- a CDS encoding alpha-N-arabinofuranosidase: MKKAKVIYDKEFVIGQVDKRIYGSFLEHMGRAIYTGIYEPDHPQADEMGFRKDVLELVRQLNVPIVRYPGGNFVSGYNWEDGIGPKEKRPRRLELAWRAIETNEVGVNEFVEWAKRANTSVMMTVNLGTRGIDAARNLVEYCNFPGGTYYSDLRRQHGYEQPHNIKVWCLGNEMDGDWQIGHKTAHEYGRIARETAKVMKWIDPTIELVAAGSSGPKMPTFPEWEAIVLDHTYDLVDYVSLHVYYGNPEKDTKNFVAKSLEMEEFIKTVISTIDYVKAKKRSKKVVNISFDEWNVWYHAHLEGKDQKAEPWAQIRAIAEEDYVFEDAILVGCMLIALLKHCDRVKMACMAQLVNVIAPITTVKGGIAYRQVIYYPFMHAANFGHGVALLPKVNSPKYDSKDFTDVPYIETVATYNEEKGEITVFAVNRDLEEEMQVEFKLDGFEGFEVVEHIVYESDDIYKGNTAENPDNVVPHKGGNSKIEGNILTSILPKFSWNVIRLKKKEN; the protein is encoded by the coding sequence ATGAAAAAAGCAAAAGTCATCTACGATAAGGAGTTTGTGATTGGGCAAGTAGACAAGAGAATCTATGGTTCATTTTTGGAACACATGGGAAGAGCAATATACACAGGAATCTATGAACCAGACCATCCACAGGCTGATGAAATGGGGTTTAGAAAGGATGTTTTAGAACTTGTTCGGCAGTTGAATGTTCCTATTGTAAGATATCCTGGCGGCAATTTTGTGTCGGGGTATAACTGGGAAGATGGTATTGGTCCAAAAGAAAAAAGACCGCGAAGACTTGAGCTTGCGTGGAGAGCCATCGAGACAAATGAGGTTGGTGTAAACGAATTTGTTGAATGGGCAAAAAGAGCAAACACCTCTGTTATGATGACAGTAAACCTTGGCACACGTGGAATTGACGCTGCAAGAAACTTAGTTGAGTATTGCAACTTCCCAGGCGGCACATACTACAGTGATTTGAGACGTCAGCATGGTTATGAACAGCCACACAACATAAAAGTATGGTGTCTTGGGAACGAGATGGATGGTGACTGGCAGATAGGTCACAAAACAGCCCATGAGTATGGCAGAATTGCAAGAGAGACAGCAAAGGTTATGAAGTGGATAGATCCCACTATAGAGCTTGTTGCAGCGGGAAGCTCAGGTCCCAAAATGCCAACATTTCCTGAGTGGGAAGCAATTGTTTTAGACCACACATATGACCTTGTAGATTATGTGTCGCTACATGTGTACTATGGAAATCCTGAAAAGGACACAAAGAACTTTGTTGCAAAATCGCTTGAAATGGAAGAGTTTATTAAAACAGTTATATCAACAATTGACTATGTAAAGGCTAAAAAGAGAAGCAAAAAGGTTGTCAATATCTCATTTGACGAATGGAATGTATGGTACCATGCTCATCTTGAGGGAAAAGACCAAAAAGCAGAGCCTTGGGCTCAAATTCGTGCTATTGCTGAAGAAGATTATGTGTTCGAGGATGCAATTTTGGTGGGATGTATGCTGATTGCGCTTTTGAAACACTGTGATAGAGTCAAGATGGCGTGCATGGCACAGCTTGTAAATGTAATTGCCCCAATTACCACTGTAAAGGGTGGAATTGCTTACAGACAGGTAATCTATTATCCTTTCATGCATGCTGCAAACTTTGGACATGGAGTTGCACTGCTTCCCAAGGTAAATTCTCCTAAATATGATTCAAAAGACTTTACTGATGTTCCATACATTGAAACAGTTGCAACTTACAATGAGGAAAAGGGTGAAATAACAGTCTTTGCAGTCAACAGAGATTTAGAAGAGGAGATGCAAGTCGAATTTAAGCTTGATGGTTTTGAAGGCTTTGAGGTTGTGGAGCACATTGTATATGAAAGTGATGATATTTACAAAGGAAACACTGCAGAAAATCCTGACAATGTTGTGCCCCACAAAGGTGGAAATTCAAAGATAGAAGGCAATATTTTAACATCCATATTGCCCAAATTCTCATGGAATGTAATCAGGTTAAAGAAGAAAGAAAATTAA
- a CDS encoding arabinan endo-1,5-alpha-L-arabinosidase: MSVGNKNLILKGGLLILLCVIVVLVNVLVFASAGKKDISVSSTKNIKVTYPKAPPKITLYDLSIINDEKKWTVNNVHDPAIIKADNGWYYIYSTDVKVGGVPKPGIQIRKSKDLINWQFVGYVFNGKDYVYGGIPKGAYEWTQATNLWAPDIKKMNGKYYLYYAASQFGKNQSYIGLATATNPEGPWKDEGEVIKTKQGDVVNAIDPCLTFDANGQPWLVYGSFFGGIYIIKIDKKTGKPAEKGFGKLIARRDMSVQDAIEGPYIIYNPKFKKYYLFVSYDSLFNDYNVRVGRSDKITGPYVDYNGKLMTDIESPPSEVGTKILGGYHFENDDGWIAPGHNSVLIDGNDYYIIHHARGALDKNWPYLHVRKILWTDDGWPVVSPERYAGEKEQVLSKDLVVGSWERIVLDPYDYLQSEPVKITLLKSGKINSENSSDFWTFVSPNTIKLNWCKDKTKKVYEVETVKVIPAWDWENWKPTLVFTGLSNKGIAVWGKKVK, translated from the coding sequence ATGAGTGTGGGAAATAAAAATTTGATTTTAAAAGGTGGACTTTTAATTCTTCTTTGTGTAATAGTTGTTTTAGTAAATGTATTAGTCTTTGCCTCAGCAGGTAAAAAAGATATTAGCGTTTCATCAACCAAGAATATTAAAGTAACTTACCCCAAAGCACCTCCAAAAATAACCTTATATGATCTGTCAATTATAAACGATGAAAAGAAGTGGACGGTCAACAATGTTCATGACCCTGCAATTATCAAAGCTGATAACGGATGGTACTATATATACTCTACTGATGTAAAAGTTGGTGGTGTGCCAAAACCAGGAATACAAATTCGAAAATCAAAAGATTTGATTAACTGGCAGTTTGTTGGATATGTATTCAATGGAAAAGATTATGTTTATGGTGGTATTCCAAAAGGCGCTTATGAATGGACCCAGGCAACAAATCTTTGGGCTCCAGATATAAAAAAGATGAATGGAAAATACTACCTTTATTATGCTGCGTCTCAATTTGGAAAGAATCAATCGTATATTGGTTTAGCCACAGCTACAAATCCAGAAGGGCCATGGAAAGACGAAGGTGAGGTTATAAAAACAAAACAGGGAGATGTTGTCAACGCAATTGACCCGTGCCTTACATTTGATGCAAATGGTCAGCCCTGGCTCGTGTATGGTTCTTTCTTTGGGGGAATATATATAATCAAAATTGATAAAAAAACAGGCAAGCCCGCTGAAAAAGGGTTTGGTAAGTTAATTGCAAGAAGAGATATGAGTGTTCAAGATGCAATCGAAGGACCGTATATCATTTACAATCCAAAATTTAAAAAATATTATCTTTTTGTCTCATATGATTCGCTGTTTAACGATTACAATGTTCGTGTAGGAAGGTCAGACAAAATTACTGGACCTTATGTGGATTACAATGGCAAACTTATGACTGATATTGAATCTCCCCCTTCTGAAGTTGGAACTAAGATTTTGGGCGGTTATCATTTCGAAAATGATGATGGTTGGATTGCACCAGGACACAACTCTGTACTGATAGATGGGAATGATTATTATATAATCCATCATGCAAGAGGAGCTTTGGATAAAAACTGGCCTTATCTACATGTGCGAAAAATCCTGTGGACAGATGATGGATGGCCTGTTGTATCACCTGAGAGGTATGCAGGTGAAAAAGAACAGGTTCTGTCTAAAGACCTGGTTGTTGGCAGTTGGGAAAGGATAGTGCTTGACCCGTATGATTATCTCCAGTCAGAGCCAGTAAAAATTACTCTTCTTAAGAGTGGAAAGATAAATTCTGAAAATAGTAGTGACTTTTGGACATTTGTTTCACCAAATACGATAAAACTAAACTGGTGCAAAGATAAAACCAAAAAGGTTTATGAAGTTGAAACTGTCAAGGTCATCCCTGCATGGGATTGGGAGAACTGGAAGCCCACCTTGGTCTTCACTGGTCTTAGCAACAAAGGAATTGCGGTTTGGGGGAAAAAAGTAAAATAA